The DNA window AGGTGATGGCGGGCGGCAAGATCGCCGGGCTCTCGCGCGTGCTCGTGCCCGTCGAGAACGTGGTCTACCGCTGCATCCGCGTGGACAAGTCCGAGGACATGGGCTGGAAGAAGTACCTGGCCAGCGCACTTGCGTTCTCCGCCATCTGCCTGGTGGGCCTGTTCGCCATCCTCATGCTGCAGGGCGCGCTGCCGTTCAATCCCGAGGGCATCGACGGCATGAGCTGGGACCTCGCCTTCAACACGGCCATCAGCTTCGTCACCAACACGAACTGGCAGGCCTACAGCGGCGAGAGCGCGCTCAGCTACTTCTCGCAGGCCATCGGCCTCACGGTGCAGAACTTCGTGACGCCCGCCGTGGGCCTGGCCGTGCTGTTCGCGCTGTTCCGCGGCCTGGTGAGCGAGGGCCATCTGGGCCTGGGCAACTTCTTCGTGGACGTGACGCGCGCCACGCTGTTCGTGTTGCTGCCGCTGTCGCTGGTGGTGGCCATCGTCGACGTGCAGCAGGGCTCCCCGCAGAACCTGAGCGACTACGAGACGGTGCAGCTGCTCGAGCCGGTAGGCGTGGACGAAGAGGGCACCATCGTGGACGCCGACGACCCGGCGGCCGTCGAGACGATCGACCAGGCCACGGTGCCCATGGGCCCGCAGGCCAGCCAGGTTGCCATCAAGCAGCTCGGCACGAACGGCGGCGGCTACAACGGCGTGAACTCGGCCAGCGCGCTTGAGAACCCCACGCCGCTCACCAACCTCATCCAGTGCCTGTCGCTGCTGCTCATCCCCGTGGCCTGCGTGTTCAGCTTCGGGCGCTTCGTGGCCGACCGCCGCCAGGGACGCGCCGTGTTCGCGGCTATGTTCATCCTGCTTCTAGGGGCGCTGGTGACCATCGCCGTGTTCGAGCAGATGGGTACGCCGCAGCTTGCGGCCGACGGCCAGGTGTACATGGGCTTGGACGGCCAGTCCGGCGGCAACATGGAGGGCAAGGAGACGCGCTTCGGCGTCACCGACTCAACGCTCTGGGCCGCGTTCACCACCGCCGCCTCCAACGGCTCGGTGAATGCCATGCACGATAGCTTCACGCCGCTCGGCGGCATGGTGCCCATCATCCTGATGGCGCTTGGCGAAGTGGTGTTCGGCGGCGTGGGCTGCGGTCTGTACGGCATGCTCGGCTTCGTGATTCTCACGGTGTTCATCGCAGGCCTCATGGTGGGCCGCACGCCTGAGTACCTGGGCAAGAAGATAGGCCCCAAGGAGATGCGCATGGCGGTGGTGCTCTGCATCACCACGCCGCTGCTCATCCTGGTGGGCGCATGCGTGATGAGCCTCGACCCGGCCACGGTGGACAGCCTGAACAACCCGGGCGCCCACGGCTTCTCCGAGGTGCTTTACGCTGCCACGTCGGCCGGCGGCAACAACGGATCGGCCTTCGCCGGCTTCAACGCCAACACGCCCATGATCAACGTGGTGCTGGGACTCGAGATGCTCGCGAACCGCTTCGTGCCTATCGCGGCGACGCTCGTGCTGGCCGGCAGCCTGTGCACGCGGCCTAAGGTGGCCGTGAGCGCCGGCACGCTGTCCACGTCCAACGCCCTGTTCGTGTTCCTGCTGGTCTTGATGGTGCTGCTCATCGGAGCGCTCACGATGTTCCCGGCCCTTGCACTGGGCCCGGTCGCCGAGCATCTGATGATGGCGCTGTAGAAAGGCGGGTGAGAGAAAGATGACGACGACTGCTATGAAAAACACGGCTCTAAGCTCGCTCGCGAAGCGCGCGGTGCTCGACGCGTTCGCGAAGCTCAGCCCCCGCGAGCAGGCGAAGAACCCCGTCATGCTGATGGTGTTCCTCTCGGCGGCGCTCACGCTGATCCTGTTCGTGCTGTCGCTGTTCGGCATCGCCGACGCGCAGCCCGGCTTCATACTGGCCATCTCCATCGTGCTGTGGCTCACGGTGCTGTTCGCGAACTTCGCGGAGGCGCTCGCCGAGGGCCGCGGCAAGGCGCAGGCCGACAGCCTGCGCGCCGCCAAGCGCGATGTGGAGGCCCACAAGCTCAACGAGGGGCTGGTGGCCAAGGGGTCCCGCTCCGACGACCCGGCGGAGTTCTTCCGCATCCAGGCGGAGGAGATGAACTCGGCGCTCCTCAAGAAGCGCGACCTGTTCTTCGTGGCGGCCGGCGAGCAGATTCCCGCCGACGGCGAGATCGTGATGGGCGCGGCCTCGGTGGACGAGAGCGCCATCACCGGCGAGTCCGCCCCGGTCATCCGCGAGGCGGGCGGCGATCGCTCGGCCGTTACCGGCGGTACCACGGTGCTCTCCGACTGGCTGGTGGTGCGCGTCACGGCCGACGCGGGCCACAGCTTCCTCGACCAGATGATCGCCATGGTGGAGTCGGCGGCGCGCAAGAAGACGCCCAACGAGATCGCGCTCGAGATACTGCTGGTGGCGCTCACCATCGTGTTCCTCATCGTGTCGGTGTCGCTGTTCGCGTTCAGCGGCTTCGGGGCCGGGCAGGCGGGCATAAGCAATCCCACCACCATCACCTCGCTCGTGGCGCTGTTCGTGTGCCTGGCGCCCACCACCATCGGCGCCTTGCTCTCCGCCATCGGCATCGCCGGCATGAGCCGCCTCAACCAGGCGAACGTGCTGGCCATGAGCGGCCGCGCCGTGGAGGCGGCGGGTGACGTGGACGTGCTTCTGCTCGACAAGACGGGGACCATCACGCTCGGCAACCGCCAGGCGGCCGAGTTCATCCCGGTGGACGGCGCCGACGAGCGCGAGGTGGCCGACGCGGCGCAGCTGGCGAGCCTTACCGACGAGACGCCCGAGGGCCGCAGCGTCGTTGTGCTGGCCAAGGAGCGCTTCAACATCCGCGCCCGCGAGCTTTCGGGTGCCGGCATGGTGTCGATCCCGTTCACAGCGCAGACGCGCATGAGCGGCGTGGACTTCGAGGGCCACGAGATCCGGAAGGGGGCGGCCGATGCCGTCAAGGATTATGTGGAGTCGCACGGCGGCACGTACAGCGCTCAGTGCGCCAGCGTCGTTGAGGATGT is part of the Arabiibacter massiliensis genome and encodes:
- the kdpA gene encoding potassium-transporting ATPase subunit KdpA yields the protein MMDELLEYGIYLALLVALAIPLSAYINKVMAGGKIAGLSRVLVPVENVVYRCIRVDKSEDMGWKKYLASALAFSAICLVGLFAILMLQGALPFNPEGIDGMSWDLAFNTAISFVTNTNWQAYSGESALSYFSQAIGLTVQNFVTPAVGLAVLFALFRGLVSEGHLGLGNFFVDVTRATLFVLLPLSLVVAIVDVQQGSPQNLSDYETVQLLEPVGVDEEGTIVDADDPAAVETIDQATVPMGPQASQVAIKQLGTNGGGYNGVNSASALENPTPLTNLIQCLSLLLIPVACVFSFGRFVADRRQGRAVFAAMFILLLGALVTIAVFEQMGTPQLAADGQVYMGLDGQSGGNMEGKETRFGVTDSTLWAAFTTAASNGSVNAMHDSFTPLGGMVPIILMALGEVVFGGVGCGLYGMLGFVILTVFIAGLMVGRTPEYLGKKIGPKEMRMAVVLCITTPLLILVGACVMSLDPATVDSLNNPGAHGFSEVLYAATSAGGNNGSAFAGFNANTPMINVVLGLEMLANRFVPIAATLVLAGSLCTRPKVAVSAGTLSTSNALFVFLLVLMVLLIGALTMFPALALGPVAEHLMMAL
- the kdpB gene encoding potassium-transporting ATPase subunit KdpB; protein product: MTTTAMKNTALSSLAKRAVLDAFAKLSPREQAKNPVMLMVFLSAALTLILFVLSLFGIADAQPGFILAISIVLWLTVLFANFAEALAEGRGKAQADSLRAAKRDVEAHKLNEGLVAKGSRSDDPAEFFRIQAEEMNSALLKKRDLFFVAAGEQIPADGEIVMGAASVDESAITGESAPVIREAGGDRSAVTGGTTVLSDWLVVRVTADAGHSFLDQMIAMVESAARKKTPNEIALEILLVALTIVFLIVSVSLFAFSGFGAGQAGISNPTTITSLVALFVCLAPTTIGALLSAIGIAGMSRLNQANVLAMSGRAVEAAGDVDVLLLDKTGTITLGNRQAAEFIPVDGADEREVADAAQLASLTDETPEGRSVVVLAKERFNIRARELSGAGMVSIPFTAQTRMSGVDFEGHEIRKGAADAVKDYVESHGGTYSAQCASVVEDVSRAGGTPLLVARDHRILGVIYLKDIVKQGIKENFADLRTMGIKTVMITGDNPMTAAAIAAEAGVDDFIAEATPETKLAAIRQYQAEGHMVAMTGDGTNDAPALAQADVAVAMNSGTQAAKEAGNMVDLDSSPTKLIDIVRIGKQLLMTRGSLTTFSIANDLAKYFAIVPALFVPLYPALEALNIMRLTSPTTAIMSAIIYNAVIIVALIPLALKGVKYREATSQSLLSRNLLVYGLGGIVLPFVAIKLFDMGLTALGVA